In Pseudoduganella albidiflava, a single window of DNA contains:
- a CDS encoding chemotaxis protein CheW, which translates to MADANQHADIAGHEFLAFTLGKEEYGIDILKVQEIRGYEAVTRIANAPEFIKGVINLRGIIIPVVDMRIKFRLGEPVYDQFTVVIILNINGRVVGMVVDSVSDVTTLEPDQIKPSPEMGTVFSSEYMIGLGTVGERMLILMDIDKLMSSPEMGLMDKTAA; encoded by the coding sequence CGACATCGCGGGCCACGAGTTCCTGGCCTTCACGTTGGGCAAGGAAGAATACGGCATCGACATCCTGAAGGTGCAGGAAATCCGCGGCTACGAAGCGGTGACCCGCATCGCCAACGCGCCGGAATTCATCAAGGGCGTGATCAACCTGCGCGGCATCATCATCCCGGTGGTGGACATGCGCATCAAGTTCCGCCTGGGCGAGCCGGTGTACGACCAGTTCACCGTGGTGATCATCCTGAACATCAATGGCCGCGTGGTGGGCATGGTGGTGGACAGCGTGTCCGACGTAACCACGCTGGAACCGGACCAGATCAAGCCGTCGCCCGAAATGGGCACCGTGTTCTCGTCCGAGTACATGATCGGCCTGGGTACCGTCGGCGAACGGATGCTGATCCTGATGGACATCGACAAGCTGATGTCGAGCCCCGAGATGGGCCTGATGGACAAGACCGCCGCATAA